In a genomic window of Strix aluco isolate bStrAlu1 chromosome 3, bStrAlu1.hap1, whole genome shotgun sequence:
- the MTIF2 gene encoding translation initiation factor IF-2, mitochondrial isoform X3 — translation MTVEELAQAMGKDIDHIYEALLYTDIDLDSVEPDSILYEDHIKLVVKKSGMKFKSAKLKEEKERVNTDAVKRPPADPAALTPRPPVVTILGHVDHGKTTLLDSLRKTQVASMEAGGITQHIGAFLVHLPSGEKITFLDTPGHAAFSAMRARGTHVTDIVILVVAAEDGVMQQTVESIQHAKNAGVPLILAINKCDKPEADPERVKKELLAHDVVCEEFGGDVQAVNISALKGENLMVLAEATVALAEMLELKADSTGLVEGTVIESRKDKGKGPVTTAIVQRGTLRKGCVLVAGKTWAKVRFMFDENGKAVEAASPGIPVEIMGWKEVPSAGDEILEVESEQRAHEVVSWRTYAEQQERMKREVEVIEAKQKEHRMEYEKKQQKLAHLTWRQRKAVLYKANKHLMFSRPKERTEMDKNVLSVIVKGDVDGSVEAVLNILDSYDADDECKLDVIHFGMGDISETDINLAEAFNGVVFGFSVKANESIKQLAAKKGIKIKLHNIIYKLIEDLKDELNSRLPPSVVENIIGEASVLDIFSVTVGKNKIPVAGCRVQKGLLDKKMKFKLIRNRDVIWKGSLSSLKHHKDDVQVIKAGMDCGLSLDKYLEFSIGDGIICYEEKEVQQTTSWDPGF, via the exons ATCACATTTATGAAGCGCTGCTATACACAGACATTGACCTTGATTCAGTAGAACCAGATTCCATTTTATATGAAGACCATATCAAACTAGTTGTCAAAAAATCAGGAATGAAGTTTAAATCAGcaaaactgaaagaggaaaaagaaagagtaaacaCAGATGCTGTGAAAAG GCCTCCTGCAGACCCAGCAGCACTAACCCCACGGCCCCCGGTTGTTACTATCTTGGGCCACGTTGATCATGGGAAAACAACCTTACTTGACAGTCTGCGAAAAACTCAAGTGGCATCAATGGAAGCAGGAGGCATTACACAGCACATTGGGGCTTTTCTCG TGCATTTGCCCTCTGGGGAAAAGATAACTTTTCTCGATACTCCTGGACATGCAGCTTTTTCAGCCATGCGAGCAAGAGGTACCCATGTTACCGACATCGTCATACTGGTTGTGGCGGCAGAAGACGGGGTGATGCAACAAACTGTAGAATCCATTCAGCATGCTAAAAATGCAGGAG TTCCTCTTATCCTCGCCATTAATAAATGTGACAAACCTGAAGCTGATCCTGAAAGAGTAAAGAAGGAATTGCTGGCTCACGACGTGGTCTGTGAAGAGTTTGGAGGTGATGTTCAAGCTGTAAATATTTCTGCGCTCAAG GGTGAAAACCTGATGGTTTTAGCCGAAGCAACTGTTGCTTTAGCAGAGATGTTAGAACTGAAGGCAGATTCCACAGGTCTGGTAGAGGGGACCGTAATTGAGTCTCGCAAAGACAAAGGTAAAGG TCCAGTTACCACAGCCATCGTGCAAAGAGGAACTCTGCGGAAGGGCTGTGTTCTGGTTGCAGGGAAGACGTGGGCGAAAGTGCGTTTCATGTTTGATGAGAATGGCAAAGCTGTAGAAGCAGCCTCTCCGGGCATCCCGGTGGAAATCATGGGCTGGAAGGAAGTCCCTTCGGCGGGAGATGAAATCCTTGAAGTAGAATCTGAG CAAAGGGCGCATGAAGTTGTGTCGTGGAGAACCTATGCTGAACAACAGGAGAGGATGAAAAGGGAGGTGGAAGTTATTGAAGCCAAGCAAAAGGAACACAGGATGGAATATGAGAAGAAGCAACAGAAGCTAGCGCATCTGACCTGGAGACAGAGGAAGGCAGTGCTCTACAAGGCCAACAAGCACCTAATGTTTTCAAGGCCTAAGGAGAGAACAGAGATGGACAAAAATGTGCTATCGGTAATTGTTAAAG GTGATGTGGATGGCTCTGTAGAAGCTGTTCTGAACATTCTGGACAGCTACGATGCTGACGATGAATGTAAGTTGGACGTCATCCATTTTGGAATGGGAGATATCAGTGAAACCGATATAAATCTTGCTGAAGCATTCAATG GCGTTGTATTTGGATTCAGTGTGAAAGCCAATGAAAGCATTAAACAACTGGCTgctaaaaagggaataaaaattaaacttcacaATATAATCTACAAGCTTATTGAAGACTTGAAAGATGAGCTAAATAGCAGACTACCCCCATCTGTGGTGGAGAACATAATAG gggAAGCTTCTGTTCTCGACATCTTCTCTGTCACcgtaggaaaaaacaaaattccagtaGCTGGATGCAGAGTACAGAAGGGGCTGctagacaaaaaaatgaaattcaagttAATCCGTAACAGGGATGTTATTTGGAAAG GATCTTTATCTTCGCTGAAGCATCATAAAGATGATGTCCAGGTAATAAAAGCGGGTATGGATTGCGGATTGAGTTTGGACAAGTATCTAGAATTCAGTATTGGAGATGGGATTATCTgttatgaagaaaaagaagttcAACAGACAACTTCCTGGGATCcaggattttaa